A genome region from Macaca fascicularis isolate 582-1 chromosome 3, T2T-MFA8v1.1 includes the following:
- the FIS1 gene encoding mitochondrial fission 1 protein isoform X1: MEAVLNELVSVEDLLKFEKKFQSEKAAGSVSKSTQFEYAWCLVRSKYNDDIRKGIVLLEELLPKGSKEEQRDYVFYLAVGNYRLKMDLWAWPLWEAWPSVWRDWPDSSDLLCPSPNPEGGVGARGERSRRAHPSSLSLPCSPPAPLSLSSVAFN; the protein is encoded by the exons ATGGAGGCCGTGCTGAACGAGCTGGTGTCTGTGGAGGACCTGCTG aaatttgaaaagaaatttcagTCTGAGAAGGCAGCAGGCTCGGTGTCCAAGAGCACGCAGTTTGAGTACGCCTGGTGCCTGGTGCGGAGCAAGTACAATGATGACATCCGTAAAGGCATCGTGCTGCTCGAGG agCTGCTGCCCAAAGGGAGCAAGGAGGAACAGCGGGATTACGTCTTCTACCTGGCCGTGGGGAACTACCGGCTCAAG ATGGACTTGTGGGCATGGCCATTGTGGGAGGCATGGCCCTCGGTGTGGCGGGACTGGCCGGACTCATCGGACTTGCTGTGTCCAAGTCCAAATCCTGAAGGAGGCGTGGGAGCCCGTGGAGAACGCTCCAGGAGGGCCCATCCATCCTCGCTGTCCCTTCCCTGTTCTCCCCCTGCACCCCTGTCTCTGTCCTCTGTGGCCTTCAACTAA
- the FIS1 gene encoding mitochondrial fission 1 protein isoform X2, producing MEAVLNELVSVEDLLKFEKKFQSEKAAGSVSKSTQFEYAWCLVRSKYNDDIRKGIVLLEELLPKGSKEEQRDYVFYLAVGNYRLKEYEKALKYVRGLLQTEPQNNQAKELERLIDKAMKKDGLVGMAIVGGMALGVAGLAGLIGLAVSKSKS from the exons ATGGAGGCCGTGCTGAACGAGCTGGTGTCTGTGGAGGACCTGCTG aaatttgaaaagaaatttcagTCTGAGAAGGCAGCAGGCTCGGTGTCCAAGAGCACGCAGTTTGAGTACGCCTGGTGCCTGGTGCGGAGCAAGTACAATGATGACATCCGTAAAGGCATCGTGCTGCTCGAGG agCTGCTGCCCAAAGGGAGCAAGGAGGAACAGCGGGATTACGTCTTCTACCTGGCCGTGGGGAACTACCGGCTCAAG GAATACGAGAAGGCCTTAAAGTATGTCCGCGGGTTGCTGCAGACAGAGCCCCAGAACAACCAGGCCAAGGAACTGGAGCGGCTCATTGACAAGGCCATGAAGAAAG ATGGACTTGTGGGCATGGCCATTGTGGGAGGCATGGCCCTCGGTGTGGCGGGACTGGCCGGACTCATCGGACTTGCTGTGTCCAAGTCCAAATCCTGA